In Thauera sedimentorum, a single genomic region encodes these proteins:
- a CDS encoding molybdopterin-containing oxidoreductase family protein, translated as MSTATGRIVRAACPHDCPDTCAMEVTVADGRAVKLRGAADMPFTHGALCTKVAHYLERVYSDQRLLYPMKRIGAKGEGRFTRITWDEALDTIAQRFGAIAADDPRAILPYSYAGTMGLVHSSGMDRRFFHRLGASLLDRTICASAGAYGWKATIGASVGADPEAVANARLILIWGANPVVSNLHGWRHLQEAKRRGARLVCIDPWRTQTAEKCDLHLAPLPGSDGALALAMMQVLIAEDHLDHDYVARHTTGFAELRERVREYTPEWAATLTGLPADAIRQLARDYAAAGHHSLIRLNYGLNRHAGGGMAVRNVACLPALTGAWRQPGCGALLSTSGNFPVDQRALERPDLYPDPARFPPRTINMTTIGRDLLEASDPPIRAIYVYNSNPLAVAPDGNRVRQGFAREDLFCVVHELFQTDTADYADILLPATSQLEHYDVHTAYGHLYALTNTPAIAPLGEAKPNSEVFRLLAQRLGFTEPALFDSDEAVAAAAFRQGDPRTQGLGGALDERGWARLNLPRPFAPFAAGGFPTPSGKCEFLSQRLAAAGLDPLPAWHPPRESAPVSPALAARYPLALISPPARNFLNSSFANLPRFLAAEGAPRLEIHPQDAAARGLADGDELRIHNARGEFRARATVTDRVRTGVVVSPSIWWRKLAPDGRNVNAVTSDALTDFGGGACFYDCLVEVARA; from the coding sequence CTGCTGTATCCGATGAAGCGCATTGGTGCCAAGGGCGAGGGGCGCTTCACGCGCATCACCTGGGACGAGGCGCTCGACACCATCGCGCAGCGCTTCGGCGCCATCGCCGCCGACGACCCGCGCGCCATCCTGCCCTACTCCTACGCCGGCACCATGGGACTGGTGCACAGCTCGGGCATGGACCGCCGCTTCTTCCACCGCCTGGGCGCCTCGCTGCTCGACCGCACGATCTGCGCCTCGGCCGGCGCCTACGGCTGGAAGGCGACCATAGGCGCGTCGGTCGGCGCCGATCCGGAAGCGGTGGCCAACGCCCGGCTGATCCTGATCTGGGGCGCCAACCCGGTGGTATCCAACCTGCACGGCTGGCGTCACCTGCAGGAGGCGAAACGGCGCGGCGCCCGCCTGGTGTGCATCGACCCCTGGCGCACCCAGACCGCCGAGAAGTGCGACCTGCATCTGGCCCCGCTGCCCGGCAGCGATGGCGCCCTGGCGCTGGCGATGATGCAGGTGCTGATCGCCGAGGACCACCTCGACCACGACTACGTCGCCCGCCACACCACCGGCTTCGCCGAGCTGCGCGAACGCGTGCGCGAGTACACGCCGGAATGGGCCGCAACGCTCACCGGGCTGCCGGCCGACGCCATCCGCCAGCTCGCGCGCGACTACGCGGCGGCCGGGCACCATAGCCTGATCCGCCTCAACTATGGCCTCAATCGCCACGCCGGCGGCGGCATGGCGGTACGCAACGTCGCCTGCCTGCCGGCGCTCACCGGCGCCTGGCGCCAGCCCGGCTGCGGCGCGCTGCTGTCCACCTCGGGCAACTTCCCGGTCGACCAGCGCGCGCTGGAACGCCCCGACCTGTATCCCGATCCGGCGCGCTTCCCGCCCCGCACCATCAACATGACCACCATAGGCCGCGACCTGCTGGAAGCGTCCGATCCGCCGATCCGCGCCATCTACGTCTACAACTCGAACCCGCTCGCGGTGGCACCCGACGGCAACCGGGTGCGCCAGGGCTTCGCGCGCGAGGACCTGTTCTGCGTGGTGCACGAGCTCTTCCAGACCGACACCGCCGACTATGCCGACATCCTCCTGCCGGCCACCAGCCAGCTCGAGCACTACGACGTGCATACCGCCTACGGCCACCTCTACGCCCTGACCAACACACCGGCCATCGCCCCGCTGGGCGAGGCCAAGCCGAACAGCGAGGTGTTCCGCCTGCTCGCCCAACGACTGGGTTTCACCGAGCCGGCGCTGTTCGACAGCGACGAGGCGGTGGCCGCAGCCGCCTTCCGCCAGGGCGACCCCCGCACCCAGGGCCTGGGCGGCGCGCTGGACGAGCGCGGCTGGGCGCGCCTCAACCTGCCGCGGCCTTTTGCGCCGTTTGCCGCGGGCGGCTTCCCCACGCCCTCGGGCAAGTGCGAATTCCTCTCGCAGCGCCTCGCCGCCGCGGGGCTGGACCCGCTGCCGGCCTGGCACCCGCCGCGCGAATCGGCCCCGGTCAGCCCGGCCCTCGCGGCGCGCTACCCGCTGGCGCTGATCAGCCCACCGGCGCGCAACTTCCTCAACAGCAGCTTCGCCAACCTCCCGCGCTTCCTCGCCGCGGAAGGCGCCCCCAGGCTGGAGATCCATCCGCAGGACGCGGCCGCACGCGGCCTGGCCGACGGCGACGAGCTGCGCATCCACAACGCGCGCGGCGAATTCCGCGCCCGCGCCACGGTCACCGACCGCGTGCGCACCGGCGTGGTGGTGAGTCCGTCGATCTGGTGGCGCAAGCTCGCCCCCGACGGGCGCAACGTGAACGCGGTGACCAGCGACGCACTGACCGACTTCGGCGGCGGCGCGTGCTTCTACGACTGCCTGGTGGAGGTGGCGCGGGCATGA
- a CDS encoding NAD-dependent deacylase, which yields MNDVEHTLDAAAALFGTAQRILFITGAGISADSGLPTYRGIGGLYHERLTAEGLSIEEALSGEMMTHRPDICWRYIAEIEANCRGAQPNAAHRLIAALEHEKPAVWVLTQNVDGLHRAAGSRKLIEIHGTVHHLRCTECPHERDVPDFSGLALPPACPVCGGLLRPDVVLFGEMLPQQGMDRLEAVLLGGIDLVVSIGTTSVFPYIAGPVWWAQQQGIPSIEINPGDTEVSRLVTHRLRMGAADALTAIWRRLHRPDPAED from the coding sequence ATGAACGATGTCGAGCACACCCTGGATGCCGCCGCCGCCCTGTTCGGGACGGCACAGCGCATCCTCTTCATCACCGGCGCCGGCATCTCGGCCGACTCCGGCCTGCCCACCTACCGCGGCATCGGCGGGCTCTATCACGAACGCCTGACCGCGGAAGGCCTCAGCATCGAGGAAGCACTGTCGGGCGAGATGATGACCCACCGCCCCGACATCTGCTGGCGCTACATCGCCGAAATCGAGGCCAACTGCCGCGGCGCCCAACCCAATGCCGCGCACCGGCTGATCGCCGCGCTGGAACACGAGAAGCCGGCGGTATGGGTGCTGACCCAGAACGTGGACGGCCTGCATCGCGCGGCCGGTTCCAGGAAGCTGATCGAGATCCACGGCACGGTGCATCACCTGCGCTGCACCGAATGCCCGCACGAACGCGACGTGCCCGATTTCTCCGGCCTCGCGCTGCCGCCCGCCTGCCCGGTATGCGGCGGCCTGCTGCGCCCGGACGTGGTGCTGTTCGGCGAGATGCTGCCACAGCAGGGCATGGACCGGCTGGAAGCGGTGCTGCTGGGCGGCATCGACCTGGTGGTGTCGATCGGCACCACCAGCGTGTTCCCCTACATCGCCGGCCCGGTATGGTGGGCGCAGCAGCAGGGCATCCCGAGCATCGAGATCAACCCGGGCGACACCGAAGTGAGCAGGCTGGTCACCCACCGGCTGCGGATGGGCGCCGCCGATGCGCTGACCGCGATCTGGCGCCGCCTGCACCGGCCCGACCCCGCCGAGGACTGA